From the genome of Scytonema hofmannii PCC 7110, one region includes:
- a CDS encoding DUF6464 family protein: MLNKFLKIFTYSVVVVSTAINVFYLSRNDRTLEGIFLTITSLSVTCLWMYLQIRTFRQKQSAKAEVLRITSLSFPLGDRDIGRLVKAADLSGLSTEDLSDILNISYATASSSTGVVEKSDCKYNAKSPHLRCAVNPCGSCESCKYFEV, translated from the coding sequence ATGCTTAACAAGTTTCTAAAAATATTTACTTATTCAGTCGTGGTAGTAAGTACTGCTATAAATGTATTTTATCTATCTAGGAACGATCGCACCCTTGAAGGGATATTCCTTACTATTACCTCTTTGTCAGTAACGTGTTTGTGGATGTATCTTCAAATACGAACATTCCGACAAAAACAAAGTGCCAAAGCTGAAGTGTTACGCATAACGAGCTTGTCATTCCCTTTGGGCGATCGCGATATAGGAAGATTGGTAAAAGCAGCTGACTTGAGTGGTTTATCAACTGAAGACTTGAGCGATATTTTGAATATATCTTATGCAACAGCTTCATCTTCAACAGGAGTTGTAGAAAAATCTGATTGTAAATACAACGCAAAATCTCCCCATCTTCGTTGCGCTGTTAACCCATGCGGTTCTTGTGAAAGTTGTAAGTATTTTGAGGTTTAA